From Pseudomonas sp. CCI4.2, one genomic window encodes:
- a CDS encoding bifunctional diguanylate cyclase/phosphodiesterase: MLTSAQPLHLLLLAQTPEWSALLRECLVPLGDTVTLVCAPSWEDVSGLFNDEPNAVLLTTPQLQPVPGRCKLPVVMLLEHEPTEPPVGVSDWLVLDALNIDTVRRCLRHVHERGVLENTLQRLAEQDPLTGIANRQGFQTLLAARLAENDGRGLALGHLDLDNFRHANDALGHQAGDRLILQVVSRLKSQLEAGDQLARLGSDEFALLIDTRRAPQRAEWMAERIVDAMSEAYWVDGESLLIGCSLGIAHARAQAGADPLMWHAHIAMQQAKSTQGCTFHIFNERINRNARSLADLETELRAALRLDELELHYQPRLSLEDGRIVGLEALVRWRHAERGLLPPSEFVPLAEQSGLIVPLGYWVISRALRDMQDLRERGLPPLHMAINLSFRQFQDSQLLSTLTRLIAERGVDARWLEFELTETAVMRRSDLVKQTMDALGRLGVRFSLDDFGTGFSSFVHLNSLPIALLKVDKSFVGGMELREENRKLVHAMINLAHNLNLEVVAEGVETAEQLALLRDFGCNQIQGYLISKPLPLDQLVQYLTFGQRENVGQTKNLSNN; the protein is encoded by the coding sequence TTGTTGACGTCTGCCCAACCCTTGCATTTGCTGTTGTTGGCCCAAACGCCAGAATGGTCCGCGTTGTTGCGCGAGTGTCTCGTTCCATTGGGAGACACGGTGACGCTGGTCTGCGCGCCGAGCTGGGAAGATGTGAGCGGCTTGTTCAATGACGAACCCAATGCCGTGCTGCTAACAACCCCTCAATTACAGCCAGTACCTGGGCGCTGTAAGTTGCCTGTGGTGATGCTGCTCGAACATGAGCCGACAGAGCCGCCGGTGGGCGTCAGTGATTGGTTGGTGCTTGATGCGCTGAATATCGACACGGTTCGTCGGTGCCTGCGGCATGTGCACGAGCGCGGTGTGCTTGAAAACACCCTACAGCGTCTGGCTGAGCAGGACCCGTTGACGGGTATCGCCAATCGCCAGGGTTTCCAGACCTTATTGGCCGCCCGTTTAGCCGAAAACGACGGGCGTGGCCTGGCCCTCGGCCATCTCGATCTGGACAACTTCCGCCATGCCAACGACGCACTGGGTCATCAGGCCGGTGACCGGTTGATCCTGCAAGTGGTCTCGCGGCTTAAAAGCCAGCTCGAAGCTGGCGATCAATTGGCCCGGCTCGGCAGTGATGAATTCGCTTTGTTGATCGACACCCGTCGTGCGCCGCAACGTGCCGAATGGATGGCCGAGCGCATCGTTGACGCGATGTCTGAAGCGTACTGGGTTGACGGCGAAAGCCTGTTGATCGGTTGCAGCCTAGGCATTGCTCACGCGCGCGCCCAGGCAGGCGCCGATCCGCTGATGTGGCACGCGCACATCGCCATGCAGCAGGCGAAAAGCACTCAGGGCTGCACTTTTCATATCTTCAATGAGCGCATCAATCGCAACGCACGAAGCCTGGCGGACCTTGAAACAGAGCTGCGCGCAGCCTTGCGCCTTGATGAGTTGGAACTGCATTACCAACCACGATTGTCCCTGGAAGACGGTCGCATCGTGGGCCTTGAAGCCTTGGTGCGGTGGCGCCACGCTGAGCGCGGATTGCTGCCACCGAGTGAGTTCGTGCCGTTGGCTGAGCAAAGCGGGTTAATCGTGCCCCTCGGTTATTGGGTGATTTCCCGCGCGCTGCGTGACATGCAGGACCTTCGTGAGCGCGGGTTACCGCCGCTGCACATGGCGATCAATTTGTCGTTCCGTCAATTTCAGGACAGCCAACTGCTGTCGACGTTAACCCGGTTGATCGCCGAACGCGGCGTCGATGCGCGCTGGCTGGAGTTCGAGCTGACCGAAACGGCGGTCATGCGCCGCAGTGATTTGGTCAAGCAAACCATGGATGCGCTGGGCCGCCTGGGCGTGCGCTTCTCGCTGGACGATTTCGGCACCGGTTTCTCTTCATTCGTGCACCTCAACAGCTTACCGATTGCTTTGCTCAAGGTTGATAAGAGCTTCGTGGGTGGCATGGAGCTGCGTGAAGAGAACCGAAAACTGGTTCACGCCATGATCAACCTGGCGCATAACCTAAACCTCGAAGTGGTGGCCGAAGGGGTTGAAACCGCTGAGCAGTTGGCGTTGCTGCGCGACTTTGGCTGCAATCAAATTCAGGGATACCTCATCAGCAAACCGCTGCCGCTGGATCAACTGGTTCAGTATTTAACGTTTGGTCAGCGCGAAAACGTCGGACAAACCAAAAACCTATCTAACAACTAG
- a CDS encoding NorM family multidrug efflux MATE transporter has protein sequence MQPVATKAPWINELRTILRLAGPLIASQMAHMLMVFTDTVMMGHLGPDALAGGGLGVASYNLIAFFCVGVIAAVGTLVAIRHGAGDLEGVIRLTQNGLWLAWGMALVAATLLWNLEPILLRLGQNEANVHLAGEFLITLPFALPGLLSFMVLRGFTSALGRAGPVMVISIGGVAVNFGFNYALIHGLFGLPHLGLMGIGLVTALVANGMALLLALHIRRHWAYARYPLRQGLMRPSLHYLKELWRLGLPIGGTYAVEIGLFTFAAFCMGAMGRSQMAAHQIALQSVSMAFMIPVGISYAMTMRIGTHYGAGKLQQARLAGRAGIAFGSLMMLGFGLLFWLAPHMVVGLFLDSDNPANHDVIELAVKLLAIAAWFELFDGAQTLAMGAIRGFKDAKTTFMIGLACYWLIGAPAAWTFGFYVNGGAIGVWWGLALGLACAASALIVAFERKTSRLLRQAPVGETVLA, from the coding sequence ATGCAACCTGTTGCTACTAAAGCCCCCTGGATCAATGAGCTGAGAACCATTCTGCGCCTGGCCGGGCCGCTGATTGCGTCGCAAATGGCGCACATGCTGATGGTCTTTACCGACACCGTCATGATGGGCCATCTCGGGCCCGACGCATTGGCGGGCGGCGGGCTGGGGGTGGCCAGCTATAACCTGATCGCTTTTTTCTGTGTGGGGGTGATTGCCGCCGTTGGCACCTTGGTCGCAATTCGCCATGGGGCTGGCGACCTCGAGGGCGTTATCCGCCTGACTCAAAATGGACTGTGGCTGGCATGGGGCATGGCATTGGTCGCCGCAACGCTGCTGTGGAATCTGGAGCCAATCCTGCTCAGGCTCGGCCAGAACGAGGCCAACGTACACTTGGCCGGTGAGTTTTTGATCACCCTGCCCTTCGCGTTACCCGGTTTGTTGAGCTTTATGGTGTTGCGTGGGTTCACCAGCGCGCTAGGCCGCGCAGGGCCGGTGATGGTCATCAGCATCGGCGGCGTGGCAGTGAACTTCGGCTTTAACTATGCCCTGATCCACGGGCTGTTTGGTCTGCCGCATTTGGGGCTGATGGGCATTGGTCTGGTGACAGCGTTGGTGGCGAACGGCATGGCATTACTGCTGGCGCTGCACATTCGTCGGCATTGGGCCTACGCCCGCTATCCCCTTCGCCAAGGTTTGATGCGCCCGTCCCTGCACTATTTGAAAGAGCTGTGGCGCCTGGGCTTACCGATTGGCGGGACTTATGCCGTTGAAATCGGTCTGTTCACGTTTGCCGCTTTTTGCATGGGTGCGATGGGCCGCTCGCAAATGGCCGCGCACCAGATCGCGCTGCAATCGGTGTCAATGGCATTCATGATCCCGGTCGGGATTTCCTACGCGATGACCATGCGAATCGGCACCCATTATGGCGCGGGCAAACTTCAGCAAGCGCGCTTGGCGGGACGAGCGGGCATCGCGTTCGGCTCTTTGATGATGCTTGGCTTTGGGCTGCTGTTCTGGCTGGCACCGCACATGGTGGTGGGCCTGTTTCTGGATTCTGACAATCCGGCCAACCATGACGTGATAGAACTCGCCGTGAAGTTGCTGGCGATCGCCGCATGGTTTGAATTGTTCGACGGCGCCCAAACACTAGCCATGGGCGCGATCCGTGGGTTCAAGGACGCAAAGACCACCTTTATGATCGGCCTCGCGTGCTATTGGCTAATCGGAGCGCCAGCGGCCTGGACCTTCGGTTTTTACGTCAACGGCGGCGCCATCGGGGTTTGGTGGGGGTTGGCGTTGGGATTAGCGTGCGCAGCATCAGCGCTGATCGTGGCCTTCGAACGAAAAACATCACGTCTCTTGCGGCAAGCACCGGTAGGCGAGACGGTTTTGGCGTAA
- a CDS encoding LysR substrate-binding domain-containing protein, translating to MSRTLPPLYALRAFEAAARHSSFTRAAEELSITQSAVSRHIRTLEEHFACRLFQRNGRNVQLTEAARLLLPGVREGFSALERACSTLRAEDGVLRMKAPSTLTMRWLLARLSRFRHLQVGNEVQLTSAWMDIESVDFTQEPFDCAVLLSRGNFPPDWEATYLFPELLIPVGAPTLLEDQPWDVARLASAELLHPTPDRRDWRSWLERMGLLDQVSLKGGQLFDTLELGMIAAARGYGVSMGDLLMVAEDVAQGRLSLPWRTAVVSGENYYLVWPKTRPGGERLRRLSDFLQGEVQAMTLPAVEVLK from the coding sequence ATGTCACGTACTTTGCCCCCGCTGTATGCCCTTCGCGCCTTTGAAGCCGCTGCTCGGCACAGCTCATTCACCCGAGCGGCCGAAGAGTTGTCGATCACCCAAAGTGCGGTGAGTCGTCATATCCGCACCTTGGAGGAGCATTTCGCCTGCCGTTTGTTTCAGCGTAATGGCCGTAACGTGCAGTTGACCGAGGCCGCACGCCTTTTATTGCCGGGGGTGCGGGAAGGTTTTTCGGCACTGGAGCGGGCGTGCAGCACCTTGCGCGCAGAAGATGGCGTGCTGCGGATGAAGGCGCCGTCGACCCTGACAATGCGTTGGTTGCTGGCGCGCTTGAGCCGTTTTCGTCACCTGCAGGTCGGCAATGAAGTGCAACTGACCAGCGCCTGGATGGACATCGAAAGTGTTGACTTCACTCAAGAACCATTCGACTGCGCGGTGTTACTCAGTCGTGGGAACTTTCCCCCGGATTGGGAGGCGACGTACCTGTTTCCCGAGTTGTTGATTCCAGTCGGCGCTCCGACGTTGCTTGAGGATCAGCCCTGGGATGTTGCACGTTTGGCCAGCGCCGAACTGCTGCACCCCACGCCGGATCGTCGGGATTGGCGCAGTTGGCTTGAGCGGATGGGATTGTTGGATCAGGTTTCATTGAAGGGCGGACAACTTTTCGACACCCTTGAGTTGGGTATGATTGCTGCCGCCCGTGGCTATGGCGTGTCCATGGGCGATTTGTTGATGGTTGCCGAGGATGTGGCGCAGGGACGCCTGAGTTTGCCGTGGCGCACGGCGGTGGTCAGCGGCGAAAACTACTATTTGGTGTGGCCGAAGACACGCCCCGGCGGAGAGCGTTTGCGTCGGCTCAGTGATTTTCTTCAGGGCGAGGTCCAGGCGATGACGTTACCAGCGGTAGAAGTACTGAAATAG
- a CDS encoding YifB family Mg chelatase-like AAA ATPase — translation MSLAIVLSRAQVGVEAPAVTVECHLANGLPALTLVGLPEGAVRESKDRVRSAILNSGFQFPARRITLNLAPADLPKDGGRFDLAIALGLLAASTQLPAFALQDVECLGELALSGGIRPVQGVLPAALAARAAGHTLIVPTANAEEACLASGLRVIAVNDLRQLVAHFNGQAPIIPYTSSGLLHQSKPYPDLSEVQGQTAAKRALLVAAAGAHNLLFSGPPGTGKTLLASRLPGLLPPLDEHEALEVAAIQSVASQTPLTSWPLRPFRQPHHSASGAALVGGGSRPQPGEITLAHHGVLFLDELPEFDRKVLEVLREPLESGHIVIARARDRVRFPARFQLVAAMNPCPCGYLGEPSGRCRCSTEQIQRYRNKLSGPLLDRIDLHLTVAREATALNPGPQTGDDTATAAALVAQARDRQQQRQGCPNAFLDLPGLRKHCPLSIEDETWLETACERLTLSLRAAHRLLKVARTLADLEQVDGIVRHHLAEALQYRPSGY, via the coding sequence ATGTCTCTCGCTATCGTTCTCAGCCGCGCCCAAGTAGGCGTGGAAGCACCTGCCGTTACTGTCGAATGTCATTTGGCCAACGGCTTGCCGGCGCTAACGCTGGTGGGCCTGCCCGAGGGAGCGGTCAGGGAAAGTAAGGACCGGGTACGCAGCGCCATTTTGAATTCAGGTTTTCAATTTCCGGCACGGCGGATCACGCTCAACCTCGCCCCGGCAGATTTGCCCAAGGACGGTGGACGCTTCGACCTTGCCATTGCATTGGGACTGCTGGCCGCCAGCACCCAATTACCTGCGTTTGCACTCCAGGACGTGGAGTGTTTGGGTGAGTTGGCATTGTCAGGCGGCATTCGGCCAGTTCAGGGCGTGTTGCCTGCGGCGTTGGCAGCACGGGCGGCAGGCCATACGCTGATCGTGCCTACGGCGAACGCTGAAGAAGCGTGTTTGGCGTCCGGTCTGAGGGTCATCGCCGTTAATGACCTGCGTCAGCTGGTGGCGCACTTCAACGGTCAGGCGCCAATCATCCCCTATACATCCAGCGGCCTGTTGCACCAGAGCAAGCCATACCCGGACTTAAGCGAAGTCCAAGGCCAAACTGCGGCTAAACGTGCGCTGTTGGTGGCGGCGGCCGGGGCGCACAATCTGCTTTTCAGCGGCCCGCCAGGCACCGGCAAAACACTGCTCGCCAGCCGCCTGCCCGGTTTGTTGCCGCCGCTGGATGAACATGAAGCGCTGGAGGTTGCGGCGATTCAGTCGGTTGCCAGCCAAACACCTCTCACGAGTTGGCCGCTGCGGCCTTTCCGGCAACCGCATCACTCAGCCTCCGGTGCGGCGCTGGTCGGTGGCGGCAGTCGGCCTCAGCCGGGGGAAATTACCCTCGCTCACCACGGCGTGCTATTTCTCGATGAGCTGCCTGAGTTCGACCGCAAGGTGCTGGAGGTGCTGCGTGAGCCGCTGGAGTCTGGCCACATCGTCATCGCCCGCGCCCGTGACCGAGTGCGCTTTCCGGCGCGTTTTCAGTTAGTCGCCGCGATGAACCCGTGTCCGTGCGGTTATCTCGGAGAGCCCAGCGGTCGCTGTCGGTGTTCGACCGAGCAGATTCAGCGCTATCGCAACAAATTGTCCGGCCCACTGCTGGACCGCATCGACTTGCACCTGACCGTCGCCCGTGAAGCCACTGCGCTCAACCCCGGCCCACAAACCGGCGACGACACCGCCACAGCCGCCGCGCTCGTCGCCCAAGCCCGCGACCGGCAACAACAGCGCCAAGGTTGCCCCAACGCCTTCCTCGACTTGCCAGGACTGCGCAAGCATTGCCCCTTATCGATTGAAGATGAGACGTGGCTGGAAACCGCCTGCGAGCGCCTGACGCTTTCACTTAGGGCCGCGCACCGCTTGCTAAAAGTCGCACGGACGTTGGCAGACTTGGAGCAGGTCGATGGGATTGTCCGTCATCATCTGGCGGAAGCGTTGCAGTACCGGCCTTCGGGTTATTGA
- a CDS encoding accessory factor UbiK family protein — translation MLAPKAFLDALSGHASRLFNGETPVPRTEFESQFKILLQSGFSKLDLVSREEFDSQMTVLARTRARLEALEAKVAEMEARLAPPAE, via the coding sequence ATGCTCGCGCCTAAAGCCTTCCTCGACGCCTTGAGCGGCCATGCTTCACGCTTGTTCAACGGCGAAACACCGGTCCCGCGCACTGAATTCGAAAGCCAGTTCAAAATCCTGCTGCAAAGTGGGTTCAGCAAACTGGATTTAGTCAGCCGGGAAGAATTCGATAGCCAGATGACCGTACTTGCCCGAACCCGTGCTCGTCTTGAAGCACTGGAAGCAAAAGTGGCCGAGATGGAAGCACGATTGGCTCCGCCGGCTGAGTGA
- the glnK gene encoding P-II family nitrogen regulator → MKLVTAIIKPFKLDDVRESLSEIGVQGITVTEVKGFGRQKGHTELYRGAEYVVDFLPKVKIDVAIDDKDLDRVIEAITKAANTGKIGDGKIFVVNLEQAIRIRTGETDTDAI, encoded by the coding sequence ATGAAACTAGTCACTGCAATCATTAAGCCGTTCAAGTTGGACGATGTGCGCGAGTCGCTGTCCGAAATCGGCGTGCAGGGCATCACCGTAACTGAAGTCAAAGGCTTCGGCCGGCAGAAGGGTCACACCGAGCTGTACCGTGGTGCGGAGTATGTAGTCGACTTCCTGCCAAAAGTGAAAATCGATGTTGCGATTGATGACAAAGATCTGGACCGGGTTATCGAGGCGATAACCAAAGCAGCCAACACCGGCAAGATTGGTGACGGCAAGATCTTCGTAGTTAATCTGGAACAGGCTATTCGCATCCGTACCGGCGAAACCGATACCGACGCAATCTAA
- a CDS encoding ammonium transporter has protein sequence MTLRQFAGLGALLSLLIPGLALAADPVPVVAPVLNSGDTSWMLTSTALVLFMTIPGLALFYGGMVRSKNILAIMMQCFAITGLITILWFAYGYSVAFDTTGMEAGVINYYSFFGSFAKAFLAGITPASITGPTALFPEAVFVTYQMTFAIITPALIVGAFADRMKFSSMLVFMALWFTFVYAPIAHMVWSGPGALLGDWGVLDFAGGTVVHINAGVAGLVSCLVLGKRKGYPATPMAPHNLGYTLMGAAMLWVGWFGFNAGSAAAANGTAGMAMLVTQIATAAAALGWMFAEWITHGKPSALGIASGVVAGLVAITPAAGTVGPMGSLVIGLAAGVVCFFCATSLKRKLGYDDSLDAFGVHGIGGILGAILTGVFAAPSMGGFNAATTDIAAQVWIQCKGVGFTIIYTAIATFIILKVVDAVMGLRVTEEEEAVGLDLALHNERGYNL, from the coding sequence ATGACTCTGCGTCAATTCGCAGGGCTAGGAGCCCTGCTGTCCCTTTTAATACCTGGTCTGGCCCTGGCGGCTGACCCGGTACCCGTCGTCGCTCCAGTGCTCAACTCTGGCGATACGTCGTGGATGTTGACTTCGACGGCGCTGGTGTTGTTCATGACCATTCCCGGTTTGGCACTGTTCTACGGCGGTATGGTTCGCTCGAAAAATATTCTCGCAATAATGATGCAGTGCTTTGCCATTACCGGTCTGATCACCATCCTGTGGTTCGCTTATGGCTACAGCGTTGCGTTCGATACAACGGGTATGGAAGCAGGCGTCATTAACTACTACTCCTTCTTCGGCAGCTTCGCCAAGGCGTTCCTCGCCGGTATCACGCCAGCTAGCATCACTGGCCCTACCGCGCTATTCCCTGAGGCGGTGTTCGTCACCTATCAGATGACTTTCGCTATCATCACCCCGGCGTTGATCGTCGGTGCGTTTGCTGATCGCATGAAGTTCTCTTCAATGCTGGTCTTCATGGCCCTTTGGTTCACCTTCGTGTATGCGCCGATTGCGCACATGGTCTGGAGCGGTCCGGGCGCACTGTTGGGCGATTGGGGTGTTCTCGACTTCGCTGGCGGCACCGTGGTTCACATCAACGCCGGTGTTGCGGGTCTGGTTTCCTGTCTGGTTCTGGGTAAACGTAAAGGCTACCCAGCTACACCGATGGCCCCGCATAACCTTGGTTACACCTTGATGGGTGCTGCCATGTTGTGGGTCGGCTGGTTCGGCTTTAACGCCGGCTCCGCTGCTGCGGCCAACGGCACTGCCGGTATGGCAATGCTCGTTACTCAAATCGCTACGGCTGCTGCTGCACTGGGCTGGATGTTCGCCGAGTGGATCACTCACGGTAAGCCAAGTGCCCTGGGCATCGCTTCGGGTGTGGTTGCCGGTCTGGTTGCTATTACTCCTGCGGCCGGCACTGTTGGCCCAATGGGCTCGCTGGTTATCGGTTTGGCGGCTGGCGTGGTCTGCTTCTTCTGCGCTACCAGCTTGAAACGCAAACTGGGCTACGACGACTCCCTGGACGCCTTCGGTGTACACGGTATCGGCGGTATCCTCGGCGCGATTCTGACCGGTGTGTTCGCTGCACCGTCGATGGGTGGCTTCAATGCCGCAACCACCGACATCGCTGCACAAGTCTGGATTCAGTGCAAAGGCGTAGGCTTCACGATCATCTACACGGCGATCGCGACCTTCATCATTCTCAAGGTGGTTGACGCGGTCATGGGCCTGCGTGTCACCGAGGAAGAAGAAGCGGTCGGCCTCGACCTTGCGCTGCACAATGAGCGTGGCTACAACTTGTAA
- a CDS encoding secondary thiamine-phosphate synthase enzyme YjbQ, whose amino-acid sequence MWQQTLITLRARPRGFHLVTDEILAGLPELRSCRVGLLHLLLQHTSASLTINENADPAVRRDFERFFSRLVPQGMDGYEHDDEGPDDLPAHFKASLLGCQLSLPITAGRLALGIWQGVYLGEHRDVGGARRILATLQGDGDVR is encoded by the coding sequence ATGTGGCAACAGACGCTGATTACGTTGCGAGCAAGGCCTCGCGGTTTTCATCTAGTGACCGACGAGATACTGGCAGGTTTGCCTGAACTGCGCAGTTGTCGAGTCGGTCTGTTGCATTTGTTGCTGCAACACACCTCGGCCTCATTGACCATCAATGAGAACGCTGATCCGGCCGTGCGTCGTGACTTCGAACGTTTTTTCAGCCGTCTGGTGCCCCAGGGAATGGACGGATACGAACATGACGACGAAGGCCCCGATGACCTGCCTGCGCACTTCAAGGCCAGTTTGCTTGGCTGCCAACTGAGTTTGCCGATTACGGCGGGGCGGTTGGCGTTGGGCATCTGGCAAGGTGTTTATTTGGGTGAGCACCGTGATGTCGGCGGTGCTCGCAGAATCCTTGCCACCCTTCAGGGTGATGGGGATGTCCGCTGA
- the sutA gene encoding transcriptional regulator SutA, with amino-acid sequence MSDDDIDDPVDDLEDEEGGEELAAAGGDDDGPEVDESADGAPAAPKGKAKAAVSVDELPSVEAKNKERDALARAMEEFLAKGGTVQEVEANVVADPPKKPDNKYGSRPI; translated from the coding sequence ATGAGCGACGACGACATCGACGATCCGGTAGACGATTTGGAAGACGAAGAGGGCGGTGAGGAACTGGCCGCTGCTGGCGGTGACGACGACGGCCCTGAAGTTGACGAAAGCGCTGACGGTGCTCCCGCTGCGCCCAAAGGCAAAGCCAAGGCTGCTGTTTCGGTTGATGAGCTGCCTAGCGTAGAAGCCAAGAACAAAGAGCGCGATGCCTTGGCTCGCGCAATGGAAGAGTTCCTGGCCAAAGGCGGCACTGTGCAGGAAGTGGAGGCCAATGTGGTCGCCGATCCGCCGAAGAAGCCTGACAACAAATACGGTAGCCGGCCTATCTAG
- a CDS encoding HAD family hydrolase produces MIKLITFDLDDTLWDTAPVIISAEAVLRDWLAEHAPSLGPVPVEHLWAIRTRLVEADPSFKHRISALRRKVLFHALEDAGYPHDEAQDLADKSFEVFLHARHQIEVYPDVQPTLEILAKTYTLGVLTNGNADVRRLGLADYFAFALSAEDVGIGKPDPAPFLEALKRGSADASAAVHIGDHPGDDIAGAQQAGFRAIWFNPTGKPWEADKRPDAEIKSLTELPELLKRWR; encoded by the coding sequence ATGATTAAGCTGATTACCTTCGACCTTGATGACACCTTGTGGGACACCGCCCCGGTGATCATTAGCGCCGAAGCCGTGCTGCGAGACTGGTTGGCCGAACACGCACCCAGCCTGGGACCGGTTCCGGTCGAACACCTGTGGGCGATCCGAACGCGGTTGGTTGAGGCCGATCCATCGTTCAAGCACCGGATCAGTGCACTGCGCCGGAAGGTGTTGTTTCATGCGCTGGAAGATGCCGGATATCCCCACGACGAGGCGCAGGATCTGGCCGACAAGAGTTTTGAGGTGTTCCTGCACGCACGGCATCAAATCGAGGTTTATCCTGATGTTCAACCGACCCTGGAAATTCTCGCCAAAACCTACACCCTTGGGGTGTTGACCAATGGCAACGCCGACGTTCGCCGTTTAGGGCTGGCAGATTATTTCGCTTTCGCATTGAGCGCAGAGGATGTCGGGATCGGCAAACCCGACCCGGCGCCATTCCTTGAAGCACTAAAGCGCGGCAGTGCCGATGCCAGCGCCGCGGTGCACATTGGCGATCATCCGGGTGACGACATTGCTGGCGCGCAGCAGGCCGGCTTTCGTGCAATCTGGTTCAACCCAACGGGCAAACCGTGGGAAGCCGATAAGCGTCCTGATGCTGAAATCAAAAGCCTGACCGAACTGCCAGAGCTGTTGAAACGCTGGCGCTAG